The following proteins are encoded in a genomic region of Chelmon rostratus isolate fCheRos1 chromosome 3, fCheRos1.pri, whole genome shotgun sequence:
- the znf330 gene encoding zinc finger protein 330, giving the protein MPKKKTGARKKAESRKEREKQSRANREHVEVAKHPCNFNMECDKCQRKQKNRAFCYFCNAVQKLPVCAQCGKTKCMKSSDCVIKHPGIHSTGMAMVGAVCDFCEAWVCHSRKCLSTHACVCPLTDADCIECERSVWDHGGRIFRCSFCQNFLCEDDQFEHQASCQVLQAETFKCVSCNRLGQHSCLRCKACYCDDHAKSKVFKQEKGKAPPCPKCGHETQETKDLSMSTRTLKFGRQAGADEDDDYYDGASGYDSYWKNLASGGGDQQDDYGEDDEEEEDEFEEEDEEEEEEDDDEEEEEEGEEEKAADRVAGLKLDGTA; this is encoded by the exons ATGCCCAAAAAGAAAACCGGTGCCCGGAAAAAGGCTGAGAGTcgtaaggagagagagaagcagagtcGAGCCAACCGGGAACATGTCGAAGTGGCCAAACACCCCTGCAACTTTAACATG GAATGTGACAAATGTCAGAG aaaacagaagaacagagcTTTCTGCTACTTCTGTAACGCCGTTCAGAAGCTGCCTGTGTGCGCTCAGTGTG GCAAAACCAAGTGCATGAAGTCATCAGATTGTGTGATCAAACATCCCGGGATCCACAGCACTGGAATGGCTATGGTG GGGGCAGTGTGTGACTTCTGTGAAGCTTGGgtgtgtcacagcaggaaatgtCTGAGCACGCACGCCTGCGTGTGTCCTCTGACTGATGCAGACTGCATCGAGTGTGAACGCAGTGTGTGGGATCATG GAGGGCGAATCTTCCGCTGTTCCTTTTGTCAAAACTTCTTGTGTGAGGATGATCAGTTTGAGCACCAGGCAAGCTGCCAGGTCCTTCAGGCGGAAACTTTCAAAT GTGTTTCCTGCAATAGACTGGGGCAACACTCCTGCCTACGCTGTAAG GCCTGTTACTGCGACGACCACGCCAAGAGTAAGGTCTTCAAACAGGAGAAAGGAAAAGCTCCGCCCTGCCCCAAGTGCGGCCACGAGACTCAGGAGACCAAAGACCTCAGCATGTCCA CTCGCACGTTGAAATTCGGCCGCCAGGCTGGCGCCGATGAAGACGACGATTATTACGACGGCGCGTCGGGGTACGATTCCTACTGGAAGAACTTAGCGTCTGGAGGCGGAGACCAACAGGACGACTACGGAGAagatgacgaggaggaggaggatgagtttgaggaggaggatgaggaggaggaggaagaggacgacgatgaagaggaggaagaagaaggcgAAGAGGAGAAGGCTGCTGATCGCGTGGCTGGTCTTAAACTGGACGGGACTGCCTAA
- the LOC121603830 gene encoding interleukin-15-like isoform X1 has translation MTDFMTALPVIPVQPTCPGDPRAKGIQFQSTCNLCRESLKTQVWLCFLVLSVLSTCTCAASVPGTADVQTCLEGLKHAIQKSDAMLYAPSVNDVEDKCKIMSLRCYMLELIMVIDEEEIIDDNNADCLMDFNDILPPEANSVGCPPCEAYSLKNITTFLERLNSLLQEMTSTNT, from the exons ATGACAGACTTCATGACGGCGCTCCCGGTGATCCCCGTCCAGCCCACATGCCCCGGAGACCCGCGAGCG AAAGGCATCCAGTTCCAGTCGACCTGTAACCTGTGCCGAGAGAGCCTCAAAACTCAGGTCTGGCTTTGTTTCTTAGTTCTGAG CGTCTTGAGCACGTGCACGTGTGCCGCGTCGGTGCCTGGAACCGCGGACGTGCAGACCTGCTTGGAGGGGCTGAAACACGCCATTCAG AAATCTGACGCCATGCTGTATGCTCCGTCAGTTAATGATGTTGAA GACAAGTGCAAGATTATGTCGCTCAGATGTTACATGTTGGAGTTGATAATGGTCATCGATGAAGAGGAGATTATTGATGATAATAATGCAGACTGCCTCATGGATTTCAATGACATCCTGCCTCCTGAAGCGAACTCT GTCGGCTGTCCGCCATGTGAAGCATACTCGCTGAAAAATATCACAACATTCCTGGAAAGACTAAATAGCCTTTTGCAAGAAATGACGTCGACGAACACGTAA
- the LOC121603830 gene encoding uncharacterized protein LOC121603830 isoform X3, which translates to MTDFMTALPVIPVQPTCPGDPRAKGIQFQSTCNLCRESLKTQVWLCFLVLSVLSTCTCAASVPGTADVQTCLEGLKHAIQKSDAMLYAPSVNDVEDKCKIMSLRCYMLELIMVIDEEEIIDDNNADCLMDFNDILPPEANSGGGF; encoded by the exons ATGACAGACTTCATGACGGCGCTCCCGGTGATCCCCGTCCAGCCCACATGCCCCGGAGACCCGCGAGCG AAAGGCATCCAGTTCCAGTCGACCTGTAACCTGTGCCGAGAGAGCCTCAAAACTCAGGTCTGGCTTTGTTTCTTAGTTCTGAG CGTCTTGAGCACGTGCACGTGTGCCGCGTCGGTGCCTGGAACCGCGGACGTGCAGACCTGCTTGGAGGGGCTGAAACACGCCATTCAG AAATCTGACGCCATGCTGTATGCTCCGTCAGTTAATGATGTTGAA GACAAGTGCAAGATTATGTCGCTCAGATGTTACATGTTGGAGTTGATAATGGTCATCGATGAAGAGGAGATTATTGATGATAATAATGCAGACTGCCTCATGGATTTCAATGACATCCTGCCTCCTGAAGCGAACTCT GGCGGAGgcttctga
- the LOC121603830 gene encoding interleukin-15-like isoform X2 codes for MSCRDQHAACLLRRMSPLKASSSSRPVTCAERASKLSVLSTCTCAASVPGTADVQTCLEGLKHAIQKSDAMLYAPSVNDVEDKCKIMSLRCYMLELIMVIDEEEIIDDNNADCLMDFNDILPPEANSVGCPPCEAYSLKNITTFLERLNSLLQEMTSTNT; via the exons ATGTCCTGCAGAGATCAACACGCTGCGTGTTTGTTACGCAGGATGTCCCCTTT AAAGGCATCCAGTTCCAGTCGACCTGTAACCTGTGCCGAGAGAGCCTCAAAACTCAG CGTCTTGAGCACGTGCACGTGTGCCGCGTCGGTGCCTGGAACCGCGGACGTGCAGACCTGCTTGGAGGGGCTGAAACACGCCATTCAG AAATCTGACGCCATGCTGTATGCTCCGTCAGTTAATGATGTTGAA GACAAGTGCAAGATTATGTCGCTCAGATGTTACATGTTGGAGTTGATAATGGTCATCGATGAAGAGGAGATTATTGATGATAATAATGCAGACTGCCTCATGGATTTCAATGACATCCTGCCTCCTGAAGCGAACTCT GTCGGCTGTCCGCCATGTGAAGCATACTCGCTGAAAAATATCACAACATTCCTGGAAAGACTAAATAGCCTTTTGCAAGAAATGACGTCGACGAACACGTAA